A portion of the Microlunatus phosphovorus NM-1 genome contains these proteins:
- a CDS encoding AbrB/MazE/SpoVT family DNA-binding domain-containing protein, whose translation MEAIIDSGGRIVLPKHLRDALGLTPGTKVDISPYGTGVQVTPGGRTARLEREPDGRLVARGDVEVTDDLMYALIDSGRR comes from the coding sequence ATGGAGGCCATCATCGACTCCGGGGGACGCATCGTGCTTCCCAAGCATCTTCGTGACGCGCTCGGCCTGACGCCCGGCACCAAGGTTGACATCTCGCCGTACGGGACCGGTGTGCAGGTGACACCTGGCGGGCGGACGGCCCGATTGGAGCGGGAGCCAGACGGTCGGCTCGTGGCGCGCGGCGACGTGGAGGTCACCGACGATCTGATGTACGCGCTGATCGACTCAGGTCGGCGGTGA